One segment of Formicincola oecophyllae DNA contains the following:
- a CDS encoding type II toxin-antitoxin system HicB family antitoxin, giving the protein MRYPVMIEAGTDDTAFGAVVPDLPGCFSAGDTLDEALSNVEEAAQLWVETALDAGEEVPAPSTLAAHQKAYPGWLVGFVTLDPALLDNRIERVNISLPRRVLGRLDALAAARHQSRSATIAALALQADAGTAGRV; this is encoded by the coding sequence ATGCGTTATCCCGTCATGATTGAAGCTGGCACAGACGACACGGCCTTTGGTGCGGTGGTGCCAGATCTGCCCGGCTGCTTCTCTGCTGGTGACACCCTGGACGAGGCTTTGAGCAATGTTGAGGAGGCAGCCCAGCTGTGGGTGGAAACGGCTTTGGATGCAGGCGAAGAGGTGCCTGCCCCAAGCACCTTGGCCGCCCACCAGAAAGCTTATCCAGGGTGGTTAGTGGGCTTTGTCACACTTGACCCAGCGTTGCTGGACAACCGCATAGAGCGTGTGAACATTTCCCTGCCGCGCCGCGTTCTGGGGCGGTTGGATGCCCTGGCCGCTGCCCGCCATCAAAGCCGCTCAGCCACCATTGCCGCCTTGGCCCTGCAAGCGGATGCTGGCACGGCTGGCAGGGTGTGA
- a CDS encoding type II toxin-antitoxin system HicA family toxin, whose amino-acid sequence MKSADLIREMQQAGWMLVRVRGSHHVFRHPAKPGSVIVPHPKKDLGKGLVKAIRKQAGL is encoded by the coding sequence ATGAAAAGCGCTGACCTTATCCGCGAGATGCAGCAAGCGGGCTGGATGCTGGTGCGTGTGAGGGGTTCTCACCATGTGTTCCGTCATCCAGCCAAGCCTGGCAGCGTGATAGTCCCCCATCCCAAAAAGGATTTGGGCAAAGGACTGGTTAAGGCCATCCGCAAACAAGCAGGCCTTTGA
- a CDS encoding virulence-associated E family protein gives MSFKDEEVQRRLAEAQSKAEVISLAQVRKREERPSRLQAVLEDSQAHPVTKLAAYMRDAPELQGLFAYNDLTRQFVLTRPLPGLLADDAPTEATFPQPWTVHQVRLLTLYLRQKGLRPGHPDDVRALMTQEAQAHSFNPVQDYLNSLQWDGQSRLEHMFEHVLGLKNPAGMPAESRGESPIPLHYFAEIGRRFMVAAVARAFATLDKPYKFDWMPVLSGGQGIGKSRFGKILFGQWLREDLPANMSDKDAMNALQGCWGVELAELSSLKRSSQESAKSLLSREVDSFRAPYGSHTEDYPRRVSFLGTTNLDFYLTDSTGNRRFLPIPCTQPLNLEWLIANKDQLWAEAMTLWRTNPAFPTWIPDSLKEIIAELHKRYTTSDPLETKVAQILGEADQQTGLSEFRASTTWAGRHDFPGALLLEALGLPLSRRHEMRLGPILKGLGYENSQRRIGSRTTRTWLHKNRSAP, from the coding sequence ATGAGCTTCAAAGATGAGGAAGTGCAGCGGCGCTTGGCAGAAGCCCAGTCCAAAGCGGAGGTGATCAGCCTTGCCCAAGTCCGTAAGCGGGAGGAAAGGCCTTCACGCTTGCAGGCCGTTCTGGAAGACAGCCAAGCGCACCCAGTCACCAAGCTGGCGGCTTACATGCGTGACGCTCCAGAACTCCAAGGGCTGTTTGCTTATAACGACCTGACAAGACAGTTTGTTCTAACGCGGCCCTTGCCCGGTTTGCTGGCTGATGATGCGCCCACGGAAGCTACATTCCCTCAGCCATGGACAGTCCATCAGGTGCGGCTACTCACCCTGTATTTGCGCCAAAAAGGCTTGCGGCCAGGCCATCCAGATGATGTGCGGGCCTTGATGACCCAGGAAGCGCAAGCGCACTCCTTCAACCCAGTGCAGGACTATTTGAACAGCCTTCAATGGGATGGCCAGTCACGTCTGGAGCATATGTTTGAACATGTGCTGGGCCTGAAAAATCCTGCAGGAATGCCAGCAGAGAGCAGGGGAGAATCCCCTATCCCCCTCCACTACTTTGCTGAGATTGGAAGGCGTTTCATGGTGGCTGCCGTGGCGCGCGCTTTTGCCACGTTGGACAAGCCTTATAAATTCGACTGGATGCCTGTGCTGTCAGGTGGGCAGGGGATAGGCAAAAGCCGCTTTGGCAAAATCTTGTTTGGCCAATGGCTGCGTGAAGACCTGCCAGCAAATATGTCTGACAAAGATGCCATGAATGCCCTTCAAGGCTGTTGGGGTGTGGAACTGGCAGAACTTTCATCGCTTAAAAGATCAAGCCAGGAATCGGCTAAGTCTCTGCTTTCCCGTGAAGTTGATTCGTTCCGCGCTCCCTACGGCAGCCATACGGAAGATTACCCAAGGCGTGTTTCGTTTTTGGGAACCACCAATTTAGATTTCTATCTGACAGACTCAACAGGCAACAGGCGTTTTCTGCCCATCCCCTGCACGCAGCCCCTGAACCTGGAATGGCTCATAGCCAATAAGGATCAACTGTGGGCCGAAGCCATGACGCTGTGGAGGACAAATCCAGCGTTCCCAACATGGATACCGGACAGCCTCAAAGAAATAATTGCTGAGCTGCACAAGCGTTACACAACCTCCGATCCCCTGGAAACCAAAGTGGCGCAAATCCTGGGGGAAGCCGACCAGCAAACAGGCCTTAGTGAGTTCCGTGCCTCCACCACATGGGCGGGCCGGCATGACTTCCCAGGCGCCCTATTACTTGAGGCTTTGGGGCTGCCCTTGAGCAGACGTCATGAAATGCGCCTGGGGCCTATTTTGAAGGGCTTGGGGTACGAAAATAGTCAGCGCCGAATAGGCAGCAGGACAACCAGAACATGGCTGCATAAAAACCGGTCAGCACCCTAA
- a CDS encoding helix-turn-helix domain-containing protein encodes MNPSKPDYLSVKSVRERYGVPATSLYRLINAGRVEAVKIGRTTRISVASLEALFKCAPRVAPYQPENASMNSM; translated from the coding sequence ATGAATCCCAGCAAACCCGATTACCTGAGCGTCAAAAGCGTGCGTGAGCGCTATGGCGTTCCTGCCACTTCGCTTTATCGCCTCATCAATGCTGGCAGAGTGGAAGCCGTGAAGATTGGCCGCACCACACGCATTTCAGTGGCTTCACTGGAGGCCCTCTTTAAGTGTGCACCACGTGTTGCACCGTATCAGCCAGAGAATGCTTCCATGAATTCCATGTAA
- a CDS encoding tyrosine-type recombinase/integrase: MGRRQLARLTDVQVRKAPAGKHADGGNLYLLVSPTLSRSWVFRYRSPLMQGADGYGRLRHMGLGAYPVVSLMEARHLAAQARRELHEGRDPLLERTRRQKAAKLANCLTLEEVAETFITQQAGRWSDRRGASTWRQSLAMHVYPTLGSKAVATITREEVAKCLLPVWENTHETASRIRARLEAIFRYAIGNNLRTDPNPAQWKGMLEFDLPAPAKVKRVKHFHALPLGAMPAFMKALEEAEGMGALVVRFIALTCVRSGEARRARWEEIDLEAKVWTIPPERMKVKNGQPHRVPLSTPAVALLEMLWRFSDKKGLVFPSVTGRALSDVAASKAAKAAAGDERATVHGLRSTFRDWATETGKDWQASEMCLAHNVRSAVEAAYSRTDQLEKRRTILEEWGNIICPIEKDAFLVQHNFEFGGI; this comes from the coding sequence ATGGGACGCAGACAGCTGGCACGGCTGACAGATGTTCAGGTGAGGAAGGCACCAGCTGGCAAACATGCTGATGGGGGCAACCTGTATTTGCTGGTTTCCCCAACCCTCAGCCGTTCTTGGGTGTTCCGTTACCGCAGTCCCCTTATGCAAGGGGCAGATGGTTATGGGCGCCTGCGTCATATGGGGCTGGGGGCCTATCCTGTGGTGAGCCTTATGGAAGCACGCCATTTAGCAGCCCAGGCCAGGCGTGAACTGCATGAAGGCCGTGATCCCCTCTTAGAAAGAACGCGGCGTCAGAAGGCAGCCAAGCTGGCCAACTGCCTAACCTTGGAGGAAGTGGCGGAAACCTTCATCACCCAGCAGGCCGGGCGCTGGTCAGATAGGCGCGGCGCCAGCACATGGCGACAATCCTTGGCCATGCATGTCTATCCCACGTTAGGCAGCAAGGCCGTGGCGACCATCACCAGGGAAGAAGTAGCCAAGTGCTTGCTGCCTGTGTGGGAGAACACCCATGAAACGGCATCGCGCATTCGTGCGCGGTTGGAAGCCATTTTCCGTTACGCCATCGGCAATAACCTGCGCACGGATCCTAACCCGGCCCAATGGAAAGGCATGCTTGAGTTCGACTTGCCGGCCCCTGCCAAGGTGAAGCGTGTGAAGCACTTTCATGCGCTGCCCTTAGGGGCCATGCCCGCTTTCATGAAAGCTTTGGAGGAAGCGGAAGGCATGGGGGCCTTGGTGGTGCGCTTCATTGCGTTGACCTGTGTGCGCAGTGGTGAAGCAAGGCGCGCGCGTTGGGAGGAAATAGACCTTGAGGCCAAGGTTTGGACGATCCCCCCAGAACGCATGAAAGTGAAGAATGGCCAACCGCACCGTGTGCCCCTGTCAACGCCTGCCGTGGCCTTGCTGGAGATGCTTTGGCGTTTTTCAGACAAGAAAGGGTTGGTTTTTCCTAGTGTGACTGGGCGCGCCCTTTCTGATGTAGCAGCCAGCAAAGCAGCCAAGGCAGCTGCTGGGGATGAACGGGCCACAGTGCATGGTTTGCGTTCCACATTCCGCGATTGGGCCACTGAAACAGGTAAAGACTGGCAAGCTTCTGAAATGTGCTTGGCCCATAATGTGCGTTCAGCAGTAGAGGCCGCTTACAGCCGTACAGATCAGTTAGAAAAGCGCCGCACCATACTTGAAGAATGGGGCAATATTATTTGTCCAATAGAAAAGGATGCCTTTTTAGTGCAGCATAATTTTGAGTTTGGGGGAATTTAG
- a CDS encoding SEL1-like repeat protein — MAKPEQPNHQDQPSTKASSFAKKSEPTVNADRHPTDNMAWWLNKAKEGDPTAQGWIGYCYVIGQNVPQDATLGAQWLRKAAEQGNREAEFNLGSCYADGQGEKQDYVQARQWWQKAADKGLPSAQYNLALLYQNGMGLPPDQEKATHWFAKAAEGGVPSAQYNLGIRYYRGQTVPVDKDKAFYWWGKAAAGGHVIAQYNMGIRYLEGQGVAQDNAKAAQWFEEAAAQGDAGAQYCLGTLAQDKEDLERSLHWYGLAAAQHYKPAVEKMEQYAVWVQKLAQDGNASAQEQLGIFYLKGNYVPQNKEKALHWLDKAGEQGQLQAQLLLGILYEGQQGVAPDYPKAAYWLRKAAEHGSADAQSELAQLYCYGNGVQQSYPEAASWFDKAAKQGNAEAQYMLGVLCEIGQGMPEDSAMAVAWYRKAAAQNYPAAEYRLGHAYDTGLEVSEDKAEAVRWYQKAAEQGNMDAQYALGCAYDQGAGTAQDDAKAAYWYQKAAEQGDMDAQFNLAVMYDRGQGMKPDAVQAAYWYEKAAEQGTPDAQFNLGSLYAEGRGVPKNEAKALAWWKKSAAQGYERAVDVVAVVKKEGFAALPLGE, encoded by the coding sequence ATGGCCAAACCAGAACAACCCAACCACCAAGACCAGCCTTCTACCAAAGCCAGCTCCTTTGCGAAAAAGAGCGAGCCTACCGTGAACGCAGACCGCCACCCTACCGATAACATGGCCTGGTGGCTAAACAAGGCCAAGGAAGGAGACCCCACTGCCCAAGGCTGGATTGGCTACTGTTATGTGATAGGCCAGAATGTCCCTCAAGATGCCACCTTGGGTGCGCAATGGCTGCGCAAAGCAGCCGAACAAGGCAACAGAGAGGCCGAGTTCAACCTTGGTTCATGCTATGCTGATGGCCAGGGGGAAAAGCAGGATTATGTCCAGGCCAGGCAATGGTGGCAGAAGGCGGCTGACAAAGGCTTGCCCTCAGCGCAATATAATTTAGCCCTGCTTTACCAGAACGGTATGGGGCTTCCCCCCGATCAGGAAAAGGCCACGCACTGGTTTGCTAAGGCTGCTGAAGGGGGGGTGCCCTCTGCCCAGTACAATCTGGGCATCCGCTATTACCGAGGCCAAACCGTCCCTGTCGACAAGGACAAAGCTTTTTATTGGTGGGGTAAAGCTGCAGCAGGGGGTCATGTTATAGCCCAATACAACATGGGCATTCGCTACCTTGAAGGGCAAGGCGTAGCACAGGACAACGCCAAAGCTGCCCAGTGGTTTGAAGAAGCTGCTGCCCAAGGGGATGCTGGCGCCCAATATTGCTTAGGCACCTTGGCGCAGGACAAAGAGGACTTGGAACGGTCTCTCCATTGGTATGGTCTGGCTGCTGCGCAGCATTACAAACCAGCTGTGGAAAAAATGGAGCAGTATGCAGTCTGGGTGCAAAAACTCGCTCAAGATGGCAATGCTTCAGCCCAAGAACAACTGGGTATTTTCTACCTGAAGGGCAATTATGTTCCGCAAAACAAAGAGAAGGCCCTTCACTGGCTTGATAAAGCGGGTGAACAAGGTCAGCTTCAGGCTCAGCTTCTTCTAGGGATTTTATACGAAGGCCAACAAGGTGTGGCGCCTGATTACCCCAAGGCCGCTTATTGGCTGCGCAAAGCGGCTGAGCACGGCAGTGCAGATGCCCAATCAGAGTTGGCACAGCTTTATTGCTATGGGAATGGAGTGCAGCAAAGCTATCCTGAAGCTGCCTCTTGGTTTGATAAAGCAGCTAAGCAAGGCAATGCTGAAGCCCAATATATGTTGGGTGTTTTATGTGAAATAGGTCAAGGAATGCCCGAAGACAGCGCCATGGCTGTGGCTTGGTACCGCAAAGCAGCAGCGCAGAATTATCCTGCTGCTGAATACAGGCTAGGCCACGCTTACGATACAGGCCTTGAGGTATCCGAAGATAAAGCCGAGGCGGTGCGCTGGTACCAGAAAGCAGCTGAACAGGGTAATATGGATGCCCAATACGCTTTGGGGTGCGCTTATGACCAGGGCGCAGGCACAGCACAGGACGACGCCAAGGCGGCTTACTGGTACCAAAAAGCAGCTGAGCAAGGCGACATGGATGCCCAGTTCAACTTGGCTGTTATGTATGACCGGGGCCAAGGCATGAAACCCGATGCGGTCCAAGCAGCCTATTGGTATGAAAAAGCAGCTGAGCAAGGCACCCCAGATGCCCAGTTCAATTTGGGCAGCCTCTATGCTGAGGGAAGGGGCGTGCCGAAAAACGAGGCCAAGGCCTTGGCATGGTGGAAAAAATCAGCAGCACAAGGTTATGAACGCGCAGTGGATGTTGTGGCGGTTGTTAAGAAGGAAGGCTTTGCCGCTCTGCCACTAGGGGAATGA
- the rplU gene encoding 50S ribosomal protein L21 produces MFAVIRTGGKQYRVEPGDVLKVEKLDGLESGGTHTFSDVLMVGGDQGVKVGAPTVAGANVVAEVIAQDRLPKVIIFKKRRRQNSRRKNGHRQPVTVLRVKEISAA; encoded by the coding sequence ATGTTCGCAGTTATCCGCACAGGCGGCAAACAGTACCGCGTTGAGCCCGGTGATGTCCTCAAGGTTGAGAAGCTCGATGGCCTTGAGAGTGGTGGCACCCACACTTTCAGCGATGTGCTGATGGTTGGTGGCGATCAGGGCGTGAAAGTTGGCGCCCCCACAGTGGCTGGCGCCAATGTGGTGGCCGAGGTCATTGCGCAGGACCGCCTGCCCAAGGTCATCATCTTCAAGAAGCGCCGCCGCCAGAACAGCCGCCGCAAGAATGGTCACCGCCAGCCCGTGACGGTGCTGCGCGTCAAGGAAATCAGCGCCGCCTGA
- the rpmA gene encoding 50S ribosomal protein L27: protein MAHKKAGGSSNNGRDSEGRRLGVKKSGGQSVIAGNIIIRQRGTKYYPGENVGMGRDHTLFALGDGQVVFHQGPRGRMHVSVDLAA, encoded by the coding sequence ATGGCACATAAAAAAGCAGGCGGTTCCAGCAACAACGGTCGCGATTCTGAAGGCCGCCGTCTGGGCGTCAAGAAGTCTGGCGGGCAGAGCGTCATCGCGGGCAACATCATCATCCGTCAGCGTGGCACCAAGTACTACCCTGGCGAGAACGTCGGCATGGGCCGCGACCACACCCTGTTCGCCCTTGGCGATGGCCAGGTTGTGTTCCACCAGGGCCCTCGTGGCCGCATGCACGTCTCTGTCGATCTGGCTGCCTAA
- the obgE gene encoding GTPase ObgE — protein sequence MKFLDQAKIFVKSGDGGDGVVAFRREKYIEFGGPDGGDGGRGGHVFFKAMPGLNTLIDFRYTQHFKARKGGNGAGSDRTGRGAEDVVIEVPVGTQLLEEDRTTLIADLDKPGKTIRLCRGGDGGFGNARFKTSTNRAPRRADKGHPGEERWLWLRLKLIADIGLVGLPNAGKSTFLSVVSNARPKIADYPFTTLHPQLGVVQPDHGAEFVVADIPGLIEGASEGTGLGDRFLGHVERCAALLHLVDGTDENCVENWRTIRRELQAYDPALAAKGEVLVLNKCDSLTPEEAQERQKALEEASGQKVHLLSGVSREGLPELLSLLGQMVEAERAKHLPLEVEEAEELLADPRPHVQLDEPHDGEAAQQ from the coding sequence ATGAAGTTTCTTGACCAAGCCAAAATTTTTGTGAAATCCGGTGATGGCGGCGATGGTGTCGTGGCCTTCAGGCGTGAGAAGTATATTGAATTCGGCGGCCCCGATGGCGGTGACGGTGGGCGCGGCGGCCATGTGTTTTTCAAAGCCATGCCTGGCCTCAACACCTTGATTGATTTCCGCTACACCCAGCATTTCAAGGCGCGCAAAGGTGGCAACGGCGCAGGTTCAGACCGCACAGGTCGTGGGGCGGAGGACGTTGTTATTGAAGTGCCCGTGGGCACCCAACTTCTTGAGGAAGATCGCACCACCCTGATTGCCGACCTGGACAAGCCTGGCAAAACCATTCGCCTGTGCCGGGGCGGTGATGGCGGCTTTGGCAATGCGCGTTTCAAGACCAGCACCAACAGGGCACCGCGCCGGGCTGACAAAGGCCACCCTGGCGAGGAGCGCTGGCTTTGGCTGCGCCTCAAGCTCATTGCTGACATTGGCTTGGTGGGACTGCCCAATGCGGGCAAATCCACGTTCCTTTCCGTTGTTTCCAATGCGCGCCCTAAAATCGCCGACTACCCCTTCACCACCCTCCACCCCCAACTTGGTGTGGTGCAGCCTGACCATGGCGCTGAATTTGTGGTGGCTGACATCCCAGGCTTGATTGAAGGCGCCAGTGAAGGCACAGGGCTTGGGGACCGCTTCCTGGGCCATGTGGAGCGCTGCGCTGCCCTCCTCCACCTGGTAGATGGCACTGACGAAAACTGCGTGGAGAACTGGCGCACCATCCGCCGCGAACTTCAAGCCTACGACCCAGCCCTGGCCGCTAAGGGGGAAGTGCTTGTCCTCAACAAATGCGACAGCCTGACACCTGAAGAAGCGCAGGAACGCCAAAAAGCCCTTGAAGAGGCTTCAGGCCAGAAAGTCCACCTGCTTTCTGGCGTCAGCCGTGAAGGCCTGCCTGAACTGCTTTCCTTATTGGGGCAGATGGTGGAAGCGGAACGTGCCAAGCACCTCCCCCTGGAGGTGGAGGAAGCTGAAGAGCTTTTGGCTGATCCCCGCCCCCATGTGCAGCTTGACGAACCCCATGATGGTGAGGCCGCCCAACAGTGA
- the proB gene encoding glutamate 5-kinase, translating to MTTDQQGPASQSQSAVEGWRAGQRIVIKLGSALMVDGQTRAIRHDWLNSVCADIKALRARGTETVIVSSGAIALARRQMGLLDGRPTLAEKQALAAIGQIGLYRAWQEALGQHGLVAAQFLLTPGDTENRRRHLNARSALEATLAMGAVPVINENDALSVTEQRFGDNDRLGARVAQMASASTLVLFSDIEGLFTADPRTHEDAAHIPVVARLDERIMDMGGAPPPGFSTGGMHTKLLAARIATRAGTEMIIADGRAPHPLQRLEDGERCTRFLPDIHAGTARKRWIAGVLSPEGSLTLDEGALAAIREGASLLPIGVRSVGGHFKRGDVVALLNHHGKAIGRGVAEYSSKDAQILMGHRLEEMDSLLGYHGRNALMDHNSIILDS from the coding sequence GTGACCACCGACCAACAAGGGCCCGCAAGCCAATCACAAAGCGCAGTTGAGGGCTGGCGCGCGGGGCAGCGCATCGTCATTAAGCTGGGCAGCGCCCTGATGGTGGACGGGCAGACGCGCGCCATCCGCCATGATTGGCTCAACAGTGTTTGCGCCGACATCAAAGCCCTGCGGGCGCGCGGCACTGAAACCGTCATCGTTTCCTCAGGGGCCATTGCCTTAGCACGCCGCCAAATGGGCCTGCTGGATGGCCGCCCTACCTTGGCTGAAAAACAGGCTTTGGCAGCCATTGGGCAGATTGGCCTTTACCGTGCCTGGCAGGAGGCCCTGGGCCAGCATGGGCTGGTGGCAGCGCAATTCCTGTTAACGCCTGGCGACACGGAGAACCGCCGCCGGCACCTCAACGCGCGCAGCGCCCTTGAGGCCACCTTGGCCATGGGCGCCGTGCCTGTCATCAATGAAAATGACGCCCTCAGCGTTACAGAGCAGCGCTTTGGCGACAATGACCGCCTTGGCGCACGCGTGGCTCAAATGGCCAGCGCCAGCACCCTGGTGCTGTTTTCAGACATTGAAGGTTTGTTCACTGCCGACCCCCGCACCCATGAGGATGCTGCCCATATCCCCGTGGTGGCGCGCCTGGATGAGCGCATTATGGATATGGGCGGCGCACCCCCGCCTGGCTTCTCCACGGGGGGTATGCACACTAAGCTTTTGGCAGCGCGCATCGCTACCCGGGCAGGCACGGAGATGATCATCGCTGACGGCCGCGCCCCCCACCCTCTCCAAAGGCTGGAAGACGGGGAACGCTGCACACGCTTCTTGCCTGACATCCATGCTGGCACAGCGCGCAAGCGCTGGATTGCGGGTGTGCTATCGCCTGAGGGTAGCCTGACGTTGGATGAGGGCGCTCTTGCCGCCATTAGGGAAGGGGCCTCCCTGCTGCCCATTGGGGTGCGTTCTGTGGGGGGGCATTTCAAGCGTGGTGATGTGGTGGCGCTTCTCAACCACCATGGCAAAGCCATTGGCCGTGGGGTAGCTGAATACAGTTCCAAGGATGCCCAAATCCTGATGGGCCACCGGCTGGAGGAAATGGACAGCCTCCTGGGCTATCATGGGCGCAATGCTTTGATGGATCACAACAGCATTATTCTGGACAGCTGA
- a CDS encoding DUF2312 domain-containing protein has translation MGGDAPQGTATSKAATGPAATGGIAADRLRSLIERVERLEEERKALSDDIKDIFAEAKSAGFDVKVMKQLIRMRKQEPAEIEEQETLLDLYRRALGM, from the coding sequence ATGGGTGGTGACGCCCCCCAGGGCACAGCAACGAGTAAAGCCGCCACAGGCCCCGCAGCAACGGGGGGGATTGCCGCTGACCGCCTTCGCTCCCTCATTGAACGCGTTGAGCGCTTGGAGGAGGAGCGCAAAGCGCTCAGCGATGACATCAAGGATATTTTCGCTGAAGCCAAGTCAGCTGGTTTTGACGTCAAGGTGATGAAGCAGCTCATCCGTATGCGCAAGCAGGAGCCGGCGGAGATTGAGGAGCAGGAAACCCTCCTCGACCTTTACCGGCGCGCCCTTGGCATGTGA
- the zwf gene encoding glucose-6-phosphate dehydrogenase — MNAPPTTTPSGGNHPTPAGNGPSTAIAPVDVVLFGATGDLAHRKLLPALLRQFKRGQISPQTRIRGAALQDVSLDDYRHSVRKALWRFAPEAAADSSVLEDFINLISYQPINAAQYGADWEALAAFLNQHPQRSRLFYFSTAPRLYETMAANLSKAGLITPQSRVVLEKPIGTNAESAARINNGVGTHFTENQIFRIDHYLGKETVQNILALRFANPMIASVWSSQFIASVEITAAETVGVEERADYYDSTGAARDMLQNHLLQILALVAMDQPTSLEGNAVRDAKVAALKALRPWGEGEELCRQVAAHTVRGQYGPGTVDGKAVPGYVEELGHPSQTETCAIMGAYVDTPRWRNVPFYLRTLKRAHEKCSEIILTFRPDCNSLFKNAATPGQAVAPAPDRLILRLQPDEGISLSLQVRNPEAPHGATGTATLMQLVLSAPYRAPHSDRIADSYEKLLLDAAHGDPALFVRRDEVEAAWAWIEPVLQCWAAENTPPMVTYPAGGAGPGLPVLQP, encoded by the coding sequence ATGAACGCACCACCCACCACCACTCCCTCTGGAGGAAATCACCCCACCCCAGCAGGGAATGGGCCATCCACAGCCATTGCACCGGTGGATGTTGTGCTGTTTGGCGCCACAGGCGATCTGGCGCACCGCAAGCTTCTTCCTGCTTTGCTCAGGCAGTTCAAGCGCGGGCAAATATCCCCCCAAACGCGCATAAGGGGTGCTGCCCTGCAGGATGTTAGCCTGGACGATTACCGCCACAGCGTGCGCAAGGCCTTGTGGCGTTTCGCGCCTGAAGCGGCCGCCGACAGCAGCGTTTTGGAGGACTTCATCAACCTGATTTCCTACCAACCCATCAACGCCGCCCAGTATGGCGCTGATTGGGAGGCGCTGGCAGCATTCCTCAATCAACACCCCCAGCGCAGCCGGCTGTTCTACTTCTCCACAGCGCCGCGCCTTTATGAGACGATGGCGGCCAACCTTTCCAAAGCTGGCCTCATCACCCCTCAGTCACGCGTTGTGCTTGAAAAACCCATTGGGACAAACGCTGAATCGGCAGCCCGCATCAATAACGGTGTGGGAACACATTTCACGGAAAACCAGATATTCCGCATTGACCATTACCTCGGCAAGGAAACAGTGCAGAACATCCTGGCGCTGCGTTTCGCCAACCCTATGATCGCCAGCGTTTGGTCAAGCCAGTTCATCGCCTCTGTGGAAATCACGGCCGCTGAGACGGTTGGCGTGGAGGAACGCGCTGACTATTATGATTCAACAGGCGCTGCCCGCGACATGCTGCAAAACCACCTATTGCAGATTCTGGCACTGGTGGCCATGGACCAGCCCACGTCACTTGAAGGCAACGCTGTGCGCGATGCTAAGGTTGCCGCCCTTAAGGCGCTGCGGCCCTGGGGGGAGGGTGAGGAGCTGTGCCGACAGGTCGCAGCCCACACCGTGCGTGGCCAGTATGGTCCTGGTACGGTCGATGGCAAAGCTGTTCCAGGCTATGTGGAGGAGTTAGGCCACCCAAGCCAAACAGAAACATGCGCCATCATGGGCGCTTATGTGGACACACCACGCTGGCGCAATGTGCCTTTCTATCTGCGCACCCTCAAGCGCGCTCATGAGAAATGCAGCGAAATCATCCTGACCTTCCGCCCAGACTGCAACAGCCTGTTCAAAAACGCTGCTACCCCTGGCCAGGCTGTGGCGCCAGCGCCTGACAGGCTCATCCTGCGCTTGCAGCCTGATGAGGGCATCAGCTTGTCGCTACAGGTGCGCAACCCAGAAGCCCCCCACGGCGCAACAGGCACTGCCACCTTAATGCAGCTTGTGCTGTCTGCCCCTTACCGCGCGCCCCACAGCGACCGCATTGCTGATTCCTACGAAAAGCTCCTTCTGGATGCAGCCCATGGCGACCCAGCCCTGTTCGTGCGGCGTGATGAGGTGGAGGCGGCCTGGGCCTGGATAGAGCCAGTCCTGCAATGCTGGGCGGCTGAAAACACCCCCCCCATGGTCACTTACCCAGCTGGCGGCGCTGGCCCTGGGCTGCCGGTCCTGCAGCCATGA